The Pseudomonas graminis region TTTTGACCATCACCACCAGCACGTCGGAGCTGGTCGAATAATTGTTGATGATGAAGCTGTTGTCCTGGTTGTAGCGCGAGTCCGGCCGCAACTCCGGCGCGCCTTGGTCGAGGTCGCCGATCTTCAGGTTATGGCCGTACCAAAGGCCACCCACCAGCGCGACCAGTGCCAGGGCCACAGACACGCGGGCGACTTTCGGCGCGGCGAAGTTCGACAGCAGACGCCAGAACGGATGCTCGCGCACGGCATCCTCTTTACTGCGCACCACCGCTTTTTTGCTGATGCCGACGTAGGAAATCGCTACCGGCAGGAGGATAAGGTTAGTGAACACGATCACCGCCACGCCAATGGACGCGCCGATGGCCAGCTCGCGGATCACGCCGATGTCGATGATCAGCAAGGTGATAAAGCCGACGGCGTCCGCAAGAATCGCGATCATCCCCGGCAGGAACAACTGGCGGAACGTGCGACGTGCTGCGGTGAGGGCGCTGTCGGCGTCGCTGGATTGCAGAGCGATGCCATTGATCTTCTGCACGCCGTGGGAAATACCGATGGCGAAGATCAGAAACGGCACGAGCATTGAATAGGGATCGAGCCCGAAACCCACCACATGCATCAGGCCCAGCTGCCAGATCACCGCGATCAACGTGGTGCTCAACACCGCGATGGTGCTGCGGGCGCAGCGGGTGAACCACATCAGCAGGACCAGGGTGATGAGGAACGCGATGCCGAAAAACATCACCACCATGATCAGGCCATCGATCAGGTCGCCGACCTTCTTGGCGAAACCGACGATGTGAATCTCGACATTGGGGTTCTGAGCTTCGTACTTGTCGCGGATCTTTTCTTCGAGCTGGTGGGAGAACTGGCGGTAATCCAGCGGCAGCAGTTTGCTCTGGTCGTTGGGGTCCGGGTAGAACTCCTGCAACGGCACATCGACGATGCTCGACTTGAAGTTGTTGGCCACCAGACGCCCGACCTGCCCGGACTTGAGAACGTTATTGCGCAGCTTGTCGAGGCTCTGTTGCGAGCCGTCGTAGCTCTGCGGAATGACCTCGCCGCCGGCAAAGCCCTCCTCCGTCACCTCGGTCCAGCGCACGCTGGGGCTCCACAACGACTTGAGCCCGGAGCGGTCGACGCCGGAAATGTAGAACACCTCGTCGTTGATCTGCCGCAGAGTCTCCATGTAGTCCCTGGAGAAGATGTCGCCCTGCTTGGCCTCCACCGAGATGCGCACAGTGTTGCCCAGGTTCGCCAGGTCGTTGCGGTGCTCCATCATCTTCTGGATGAAGGGATGCCCGAGGGGAATCATCTTTTCGAAGCTGGTGGACGGGCGCACCAACGTCGCTTGCCAGAACAGGAAGACGCTGACCAGCAGGCAGATGCCGATCACCGTCTTACGGTTGTTGAAAATCAACTGCTCCAGGCGGGTCGGCTTGTCGTGGTGTTGTTGAAGGTTGCTCATGGAAACGTGTCCTCGCCTGTTTGTTCTTATTGTTGAGCGCTGTCAGCGCCCGTCGGCGAGGTGACGCGAACGCCGCCCTGTCCTACCAGAACCAGATTGCCTTTATCGTCCTCGGCTACGCCGGACAAGGAAAGCCGGTCGGGGCGATTGGCGACCGTGAAGCTTTCGCCATCGTCCGTGCTGCGCATCACGCTGCCGCCGTTACCGACCAGCACGATGGCGTTGTCTGGCATCAGCGAGGCATTGGCGATGCTGAACTCCAGCGGGCCACGCTCACCCTGCAGCGGGACAGGCTCCCACGTGGTGCCAAAATCAGTCGAACGGAACAGATTGCCGCGCAGGCCGTAAACCAGCAGCGAATTGGATTCAGCAGTGCCGAGGGCACCGAACAACGAGCCCTGGTAAGGGCCTTCGAGCTTTTCCCACGTCTGGCCGTCGTCCGGGGAGCGAAACATGCTGCCCTGTTCCCCGACCACGAACAGGCCGGCGTCCTTCACGTAGGCAATGCCGTTGAGGTGGAACTGGTCTTCGTTGTCCAGCCGGTCGCCGATGTCTTCCCAGTGCTGGCCGCCGTCGGTGGTTTCCAGCACCGCACCATAAGCACCGACGGCAATCCCGGTGGTGAGGTCCTTGAACCAGACATCCAGCAGCGGCGCTTCGCGCTTGAGGTCTTCGAACTGCTTGGTCCAGGTGGCGCCGGCGTCGCTGCTGACGAGGATCTGTGCGTCATGCCCCACCGCCCAGCCGTGCTGCTCATCGACGAAATACACCGCCGTGAGCATTTGGCGTGTCGGCACCTTGGCCTGAGTCCAGGTTTTGCCCTGATCGTCGGAATAGAGAATGTGGCCGCGATCCCCCACGGCCACCATGCGCTTGCCGGCATGGGTCACGTCCAGCAGCAGACTGCGGGAGGCTTTTGCGGATTCGAGGGCGTAGACGGCTGAATCGCCAGCGTTGGCGGTTGTGTCCACGGGTGCGGCGGCGGACGCGCTATCCACAGCCAGCGCAGCGCCGCAGAAGATCGGGGAGATAAGCAACGACAGAGCAGCGTGGAGAGGCAGGCTCTTGAAAAGCGTCCGGGCGCTGAAATCGTCCCGAATGACCGCAAACCGAGTGCGCCGAATGACGGGCTCACGCATGGAGCTACCCCTTCCTTTATTTTTATTAGGTTCTTCTGGAGGCCGTTTGAACCGCGCGGGCGCTCTAGCCTGCACGCGACGCTGGCTTACCGAAGCGAGCCCATCCTAGTCAGCTTTGGAAACGTATGACAATCGGCATGACGTTATCTTTTGTTAAGCAACGAGGCGATGATTGGCGCGTTATCACTAGAAGTGATTGGGCGGGCTATCTATCTGTACCCTAGCGGGATCGTGAAACGCCAATCCAGGCGCAAACCGTGCCAGGCGGCTCGCCAACAGCTCGGGACGCGGCACGGTTTGCGGCATGGCTCAGAAAGCGTAAGTGAGCGCCAGAGTGGACATCGTCGTCCTGGCGGACTGGCTGCCCGCCTCACCCGCGATACGGAAGCGTTCGCCGGTGTGGGCGTCCTTGATCAGCGTGCTGCCCTTGGCCTCAGCGTACACCTGATGATCCACACCTACCCTCAACGAAAGCTGCGGACTCACGCGGTAACTCAGCGCCACCGCCAGACTTTGCATCCGGCCGCTGTTTCCATAATCCCCGTCATAAGTAACCTCGGTGACATGATGCCGATCGTGATCCCGCGCACGGACCCACTGGCTGTATTTGAATTTGCCTTCCAGCGTCCAGTTGCGGAAATGATAGAGACCCACCAGCCCCACATAAGGCGTGTCGTAGGTCTGCTGATAGGAAATGCCTTTCTGCCCCGCTGGGAATTCTCCGGAATCATCGCGGAATCCCTCGTCCGACGAATAGGTATAACGCCCGCCCCTCGCCTGCCAGCCGAACTGGCTGCGCTGATAACCGAGCATCATGCCCAGGGCCAGATCATCACGTTTGAGCGCCCAGGCAGTGGCGGCGACATCGGCCTGCCAGGCGTTGCTGACCTGGGTGTCCGAGTGATCGGAATAATGAGTCCAGTCAGCGCGATCCTCGTCGATCCAATCGTAGTCCTTCATGTGCCCGTCACCTTTCGCCATCCGCGTCCAGCCGTTCAGGTCAAGGGACAGCCAATGCACCGGTTGGTATTTCAAACCCAGATGCAACGTCGGCACCTGCTTCATGCTCCAGTTCAACTGACTGAGCTTCTGCCCGGTGTCAGCGTCGTAGACCTTTTCCCGCGCCTGACCATTCAGCAAACCGACACCCAGACTCACCCCAACCGCCCCCAGCTGGAACTGCTCCTCGCGGGTTGTCTGCGCCTCGGCCAGCGCCTCGGCGCTAAACGCAGCCAGCCCCAGCCACAACAGCGTCTTGCTACCCTTCATCACCCACTCCGCACTCTTCTTATTGAGATGTTTGTCCAGCGCCGCACGCAGCTGAACAAGGAGCGAAAGGATGAAGCGCCGCGAACGAAATCTCTGCCGGGCGGTTCTGAAGGAACTGCGTGAAAGCTAAACGTTGGCGTTGGGAAATTGCCTACAAAGCCGTCGAAGGTCTTTTCAGTGACGCAACAATTTGCGCAATGGCACCCCATCCTTGAGCACCGGCGACTTGATGACGATGTAGCTGAAGTACTTGGAGATCCCGATGTTTTTGTCGAGCAGGCTTTCCACCACTTCCTGATAGTGCTGGATGCTGCGGGTCATGAAGCGCACCAGGTAGTCGTAGCCGCCGCTGATCAGGTGGCATTCCAGCACTTCGTCCACTAGACGGATGTTGGATTCGAACTTGGCGAAGTCTTCGCGCTTGTGGTCGCTGAGGGTGATTTCGGTGAAGACGGTGACCGAATCGGTGATCTTGGCCAGGTTCAGATGCGCTTTGTAGCTGGAGATATAACCGGCCGACTCCAGCCGTTTGACCCGCTGCAGGCAGGGGCTGGCAGAGAGGCCGACGGCATCGGCGAGGCTGACGTTGGTCATGCGGCCGTCCTTTTGCAGTTCGACCAGGATGCTGATGTCGATCCGATCCAGTTTTACGAGCCCTTCCATCACGTACCTCTTGACTGCCGTTGTAAGACAATCTTCTAGCAAAATCAGCGCCGTAAAGACAGCTGATGCTGCGCCACCAGGTCGGCCATGCTGTTGATGCAGTACTCCGCCGCGCAGGGCGAAGGCTGACGCGCCCGGTGGCGGCCGATCAGGCAGCGGTCCAGCACGGCGAAGGGCTCGACCGACGGTCGCGTGACGTGCAGGACCGGTTGCACCTGATCGCCCTGATCCGTGAGCCATTGCGGACCTTCGGCCAGGGAAATGAAATCTTCCGGTGCAATTCCCAGTCGCTCGCACAGCACGCCGCGATCCTCGGCATCGCGATCACCGCGCACCAGCAGTCGATAGAACTTGCGCAGGTAAAGCATCGCCCCCGGCGCGTCTTCGAACAGCGAC contains the following coding sequences:
- a CDS encoding efflux RND transporter permease subunit, with product MSNLQQHHDKPTRLEQLIFNNRKTVIGICLLVSVFLFWQATLVRPSTSFEKMIPLGHPFIQKMMEHRNDLANLGNTVRISVEAKQGDIFSRDYMETLRQINDEVFYISGVDRSGLKSLWSPSVRWTEVTEEGFAGGEVIPQSYDGSQQSLDKLRNNVLKSGQVGRLVANNFKSSIVDVPLQEFYPDPNDQSKLLPLDYRQFSHQLEEKIRDKYEAQNPNVEIHIVGFAKKVGDLIDGLIMVVMFFGIAFLITLVLLMWFTRCARSTIAVLSTTLIAVIWQLGLMHVVGFGLDPYSMLVPFLIFAIGISHGVQKINGIALQSSDADSALTAARRTFRQLFLPGMIAILADAVGFITLLIIDIGVIRELAIGASIGVAVIVFTNLILLPVAISYVGISKKAVVRSKEDAVREHPFWRLLSNFAAPKVARVSVALALVALVGGLWYGHNLKIGDLDQGAPELRPDSRYNQDNSFIINNYSTSSDVLVVMVKTPPEGCSAYQTLSAMNELSWKMENTPGVQSAISLVTVSKQVIKGMNEGNLKWESLSRNKDVLNSSISRADGLYNNTCSLAPLLIFLNDHKAETLDRAVHAVQEFAQQNDKDGLEFLLAAGNAGIEAATNEVIKQAELTILILVYVCVAVMCMITFRSWAATLCIVLPLVLTSVLGNALMAFMGIGVKVATLPVVALGVGIGVDYGIYIYSRLESFLRAGLPLQEAYYQTLKSTGKAVLFTGLCLAIGVCTWIFSAIKFQADMGLMLTFMLLWNMFGALWLLPALARFLIKPEKMAGKVGNSLFSH
- a CDS encoding WD40/YVTN/BNR-like repeat-containing protein gives rise to the protein MREPVIRRTRFAVIRDDFSARTLFKSLPLHAALSLLISPIFCGAALAVDSASAAAPVDTTANAGDSAVYALESAKASRSLLLDVTHAGKRMVAVGDRGHILYSDDQGKTWTQAKVPTRQMLTAVYFVDEQHGWAVGHDAQILVSSDAGATWTKQFEDLKREAPLLDVWFKDLTTGIAVGAYGAVLETTDGGQHWEDIGDRLDNEDQFHLNGIAYVKDAGLFVVGEQGSMFRSPDDGQTWEKLEGPYQGSLFGALGTAESNSLLVYGLRGNLFRSTDFGTTWEPVPLQGERGPLEFSIANASLMPDNAIVLVGNGGSVMRSTDDGESFTVANRPDRLSLSGVAEDDKGNLVLVGQGGVRVTSPTGADSAQQ
- a CDS encoding omptin family outer membrane protease, whose amino-acid sequence is MKGSKTLLWLGLAAFSAEALAEAQTTREEQFQLGAVGVSLGVGLLNGQAREKVYDADTGQKLSQLNWSMKQVPTLHLGLKYQPVHWLSLDLNGWTRMAKGDGHMKDYDWIDEDRADWTHYSDHSDTQVSNAWQADVAATAWALKRDDLALGMMLGYQRSQFGWQARGGRYTYSSDEGFRDDSGEFPAGQKGISYQQTYDTPYVGLVGLYHFRNWTLEGKFKYSQWVRARDHDRHHVTEVTYDGDYGNSGRMQSLAVALSYRVSPQLSLRVGVDHQVYAEAKGSTLIKDAHTGERFRIAGEAGSQSARTTMSTLALTYAF
- a CDS encoding Lrp/AsnC family transcriptional regulator, producing MEGLVKLDRIDISILVELQKDGRMTNVSLADAVGLSASPCLQRVKRLESAGYISSYKAHLNLAKITDSVTVFTEITLSDHKREDFAKFESNIRLVDEVLECHLISGGYDYLVRFMTRSIQHYQEVVESLLDKNIGISKYFSYIVIKSPVLKDGVPLRKLLRH
- a CDS encoding 2-haloalkanoic acid dehalogenase codes for the protein MGLTDLGLTGFGLTEYRALLIDCDEVLVDRDSGVWAALQPLLDSRGGQPARDDVLAEFSAVVASLYPRFAELGFSGLLCFAHRQLAEKWGLHASWEEGMSFARSAGNWSLFEDAPGAMLYLRKFYRLLVRGDRDAEDRGVLCERLGIAPEDFISLAEGPQWLTDQGDQVQPVLHVTRPSVEPFAVLDRCLIGRHRARQPSPCAAEYCINSMADLVAQHQLSLRR